The DNA region AAAGGTAGGGCGCGTCTGTTGGCCTGCCTTAGCTTTTCTTTTATTTGTAAAATCGCGACATAGAAATTGAAACCACTCTTTTGGAGAATTTCTATTTCCGGATAATAGGAAACGGTTCGGATGCCGTCTTTTGATAAGAATTCGCGATAATTGAAATCAGGAAATTCTTTAGGAGTTTGTAATGTGCCTTGAATTAAAATTTTGTCTCCCGGGTTAAATTTTTGGGAAAGCTCGGTGCTGACTAAAATCTTTTCGTTTAGAGGTTGGGTTAGCAAGATATACTTGATGTGATTTTCTCTTAAATCTCTTTGCCCCCTTATGACGCCAGAGATTTTGACGACTTCTTCAGTGTCTCTAAAAATCCGCAGTTCATCTTTAGCAAAGAGTTTTGCTTCGGTTCTTAAAATTCCCAAACCGGCAAAAACAGAAATGAAAGCGATACCAAGAAAAAATTTAAGCGCTTGGCGATCTAATATAAAGATTAGCGTAAATACAGCGAGTGAAATAAAAGAGAGGTTAATGAAAAAAAGCCAGGGAAAATCAAAAAATGACCTTAAGAAAACTCCGACAACAAAAGCGGCGAGAGAATAAAACAGCCAATCAGCCAACTTCATTTTTTATTTTTTAATTTTGCGAGTAATTGTTTTCAATGGTCTCCCAATTTAAATTTTCAAAAAAGTCTTCCACGTATTGTTTTTTACCGCTCGGTTGATAATCGTAAACGAAAGCGTGCTCCCACATATCAAGCGCCAAAATCGGAGAAAGTCCTGTTAAGTGTCCTAAATGTTGTTCGTCAATCCAGGCGTTTAAGAGTCGGTCGGCTTTTTTGTCGTGATAAAGGATTGCCCATCCGATTCCGCGGGTTAGTGCCATATGCTTGAATTCCGCAAGCCAATCTTCAAAATTTCCGAATTCTTCTGTGGTTTTTGTTTTTAGTTTTGAGTCGTCTTTAAGCTCTCTTGCTCCGCCTTCAAATGATTTGAAATAAAATTCGTGGTTTCTCATGCCGTCAAATTCAAAGCCAAGCCGTCGGCGGAGTTCGCCAATCTGGTAAGTATTTTTTTCTCTGTCTTTTGAAAGTTCGGCAATTTTCTCCAAAATTAAATTAGTATGCTTAACATAGCCCGAATAAAGCTTCAAATGCTCCTCAATATTTTTCGCTGATATTCCCTTAAGCTCCGGAATATTAAATTTTTGTTCTTGATACTGCATATTTTTTAATGAGAGTAAGTAATTTTTACATTATAACATCTATCAATTTTTTAAAAAAAGAAAAACCCCACCAAAAGGCGGGGCGGTGGGACGGGTTTAGGGTGAACGGAAAGTAGTTACGTCATCATGCAGGCAAATGCCCCAGACCATGCTGCAAGTCCGACTGCCCCCACATAAATCTCCGGGCAATTCTTCCAGATTGTTGTAAGAAATTTCAGGATCACACCTCCAGCTGTATTTGTCTTGTGCACGTCTAACCTCTTTCTGTTTGTTGGTGTGTGGGGCAAACACAACGAGTGTTTACCAAGCTCCGTTTATTATAATACATAAAAATCCAATAGTTGTCTATGAGGGGGAGAGGTTGTATTATTATCTTGATTTTTTATTTTTTTAGAATGTTAGAAACTATTCAAAAGCATTCAAAAATTGCGCTTGTTGTTCTGCTTCTTCTAACAAATGTTTTTATTTGGAGTGTTGTTTGGTCTTCCGGTAATTCTCAATTTCAAATTTATTTTTTAGATGTCGGTCAAGGAGATGCAATTTTAATAAAATCACCCTCTGGCAATAAAATGTTAATTGATGGCGGGCAGAGCGCTTCGGCTTTGATGTTGGCCTTATCTAAAGCTATACCTTTCTATAGTAAAAAGATTGATGTTGTATTGGCAACACACCCGGATGCCGATCACATTGGCGGCTTGTCGGAAATTTTCAGGCGTTTTGAGGTGGATTTTGTTATCGATCCGGACGTCTTAGCTGAAACCAGAATTTTTAGGGATTTTCAAAATGCAGTTGCCTTGTCTGATTCCCAAAAACTGATAGCAAGAAGAGGTATGAAAATTGATTTGGGCGGTGGGGTTGTTTTTGTTGTCTTGTTTCCCGACCGAGATGTTTCAGGGCTTAACCCGAATGACGCTTCAATCGTCGGTAAATTATTTTTTGGTGATACAAGTTTTTTGCTTGCGGGCGACGCGCCGATAAAAATAGAGGAATATTTGAATTTTTTGGATAATGAATTTTTAGAAAGCGACGTCTTGAAAGTTGGGCATCACGGCTCTCGAACGTCAACTTCCGATGATTTTGTTACAGCTGTTAATCCAAAATACGCAATTATTTCGGCTGGTCGTGATAATAGATATGGTCATCCACACAGCGAAGTCTTGGAAATTTTGAAAAACACCGGAACAAAAATCCTCGGCACTTATGACCGCGGTACAATCCTTTTCAAATCCGACGGCCGGCGGTTGGAAATTAGAGATTAATTTAAGTAAATTTAAAACCCCCAACGGTCTGACCGCTGGGGGGTTTTGCTAGAGCCTAGCGCCTAACACCTAGCGCCTATTTAAATCACCCCAGCTTCCTTTAGAGTTTTGAAAGCTCCGTTTTTGCGAATAGTTTTCAGGCCTTTAGTAGAGATGTTTAAAGATACCGTTTTTTTAAGTTCCGGAATGTAGATTCTTTTGCGTTGGATATTCGGCCGCTTTGGTTTTTTGCCAGTCGGATTAAATTTGGTGGCACGTGTGCGGTTGGAATATCCCCCACCAACGATTGTTTTCTTTTGTGTGATTGGACAAATCTTACTCATGGAACAGGTAACATGTAATATTGAACATTGGAATTTCAGCCAGTTCTGTTCTAGACTTCATGTTTTATATTATATGAAATATTATGCTATCATAATCTCATTAAAAATCCAAACTTTTAACTTCCCACTTTAAACTTTTTATGGCCGGTCCTGATTTTATTTTTATAATAGTCATACTCATAATGTCGGTAGTGATCCACGAACTGGCTCACGGCTACTCGGCTCTTTGGCTTGGCGATTCTACCGCTAAATACGCCGGTCGGCTGACTCTAAACCCGATTAAACACCTTGACCCGGTCGGCTCGGTTTTGGTTCCGCTTTTACTCTATATTTTACCCGGCAATCTAATTTTTGGTTGGGCGAAGCCGGTTCCTTACAATCCCTACAATCTTCGCAACCAAAAATGGGGAGAAGCGATTGTAGCCGCCGCTGGGCCCTTAACCAATATATTGATAGCCGTAATATTCGGCTTAATCGTCCGACTGAATGTCGTTTTTGGAGTTTTTCCGCCGGCTTTCACTGATTTAGCGAGTATTGTTGTCTTTATGAATATTATTCTGGCGATTTTCAATCTTGTCCCAATCCCACCTCTTGATGGTTCAAAAATACTTTTTTCCGTTTTGCCATACCACATGCAGAGATTTCGTCTTGTCTTGGAGCAATTTGGCTTAATTTTGGTAATTTTTTTCATCTTTGTTCTTTGGCGATTTATCTTTCCGGTTGTCTTGTGGTTCTTTTATCTAATAACTGGTCCAGCTGGTATAGACGGACTAATGAGATTTTTGGGCTGACTTTAGTTTTCCCAGATTCCAAGTCTTGCTTTCTCTTTGGTCTGTGATAATATACAGCCCTGTATTTGTTTTTTAGCGTTTCGGGTTTTCAAATTTGATTTTAATTATGCCGACGATCAATCAATTAGTAAAAAAAAGCAGAAAAAAGATTTCAAAGAAGTCAAAAGCGGTGGCTTTGGCCAAAGGTTTTAATGTGCTTAAAAATAAGCCGGTATATTACCCGGCGCCTTTTAAAAGAGGTGTTTGCGTTAAAGTTACTACCAAAACTCCAAAAAAACCGAATTCTGCTATCAGAAAAATCGCCAGAGTACGTTTGACAAATGGCATGGAAGTAACCGCCTATATTCCTGGTATTGGACATGCTCTACAGGAACACTCCGTTGTGCTTTTAAGAGGAGGAAGAGTAAAGGATGTTGGTTTGCGCTACACGATTGTCCGTGGCGTTTTGGATACGACCGGTGTTGAGAGCCGCCGACAGGGTAGAAGTTTATATGGATCTAAAAAACCAAAGTAACTAGGCGCTAGGAAAATTCCTAAAACCTAACATCCTAATAACCTAATTTTATGCGTAGAAAAATTAAAGACAAAAGAATATTGAGGCCAGACAATAAATACGATTCTCAAAAGATAGAGAAGTTTATAAATTACGTTATGGAAGACGGCAAAAAAGAGGTTGCTCGTAAGGTTGTATACGATTCTTTTGATTTGTTAACTAAAAAAGCCAAAGTGGAAGACCCGTTGGAAATTTTTGAAACTGCCCTGAAAAATACTACTCCAAACATGGAAGTCCGTTCGCGCCGAATTGGAGGTGCCAATTACCAGATTCCGAGAGAAGTCAGAGCCGAAAGAAGGCAAGCCCTTTCAATGAAGTGGATTATTGAAGCGGCGAGAAACAAAAAAGGCAAGCCGATGAGAGAGCGGCTTTCAGACGAGATTTTATCAGCCAGCAAAAATGAAGGCGAGGCGGTGAAGAAGCGAGAAAATACGCACAAAATGGCGGAAGCCAATAAGGCCTTTGCCCATTTCGCGTGGTAGTGTCTTATTTTTTTTGATAAATTTTCTTACACTGCAAACTTTTTAAAAAATTCTCAATATTTATGAATCGCGACTATCCATTAGAAAAAGTACGAAATTTTGGCATTATCGCTCATATTGATGCTGGGAAAACCACCACTTCCGAACGCGTTCTTTTTTATACTGGCGTTTCTCACAAAATAGGCGAGGTGCATGAAGGGCAAGCGATTATGGATTGGATGGAGCAGGAGAAGGAGCGTGGCATTACGATAACTTCTGCTGCCACCACTTGTTTTTGGGTGCCGACCTATGAAGAAAAATCCGACCAAAGTAAGAAGCATAGGTTTAATATAATTGATACTCCGGGCCACGTTGATTTTACAGTTGAAGTGGAGCGCTCACTTAAGGTTTTAGACGGCGGAGTCGTAGTTTTTGATGGTGTGGCCGGCGTTGAGCCACAATCAGAAACAGTTTGGCGACAAGCTGACAAATATAAAGTTCCAAGAATTTGTTTTATCAACAAGCTAGACAGAATGGGCGGAAGTTTCGAGAAGTCGTTTCAGTCAATTTTGAAAAGGTTGACGAAAAACGCAGTCAGAATGCAGATTCCAATCGGTGAAGAAAGCTCTTTTGAGGCGATTATAGACCTCCTTAGAATGAAGACTTATTATTTTGAAGGCGAGATGGGAAATACTTTGCGAGAAGCAGAAATTCCGGAGAGCCATAAGGCCGACGCTCTAAAGTACCACGCGGAACTTGTTGAAAAAATTGTAGAAAATGACGAGCTTTTAATGAGTAAATATCTTGATGGACAGGAAATTCCTATTAGTGATTTGAAAAAGACTTTAAGAAAAGCCGTCATTGAAAATAAGATAGTGCCGGTTTTCACTGGTTCGGCTTTGAAAAATAAGGGAGTGCAGTTGGTTTTGGATGCAGTGATAGATTATTTACCCTCGCCGATTGACGTGCCTCCGATAAAAGGAATAGACCCGAAGACTGGAGAGGAGATAGACAGAAAATCTTCTGACAGCGAGCCCTTTGCCGCTCTAGCTTTCAAGCTTCAAACCGATCCTTATGTCGGTCAATTAACTTATTTCCGGGTTTACTCTGGCATAATTTCTTCTGGCTCTTATGTTTATAATTCCACAACAGGAGAAAAAGAGAGACTTGGTCGTATTCTTAGAATGCACGCCAACGAAAGAGAAGAGGTCAAGACAGTTTTTGCTGGAGAAATCGCCGCCGCTGTGGGTCTTAGAAATGCCAAAACGGGGGACACTCTTTGTGATGAAAACAAGCAAATCATTTTGGAAAAAATAGAATTTCCGGAACCGGTTATTTCGTTGAGAGTTGAGCCAAAGACTAAGGCCGACCAGGAAAAAATGGGTATTGCCCTAAAGCGCCTATCGGATGAAGATCCAACCTTCAGGGTTAAAAGTGATCCGGAAACCGGTGAGACGGTTATTATGGGAATGGGCGAACTCCATTTGGAAATTTTAGTTGATCGAATGAAAAGAGAATTTAGTGTTGAGACAAGTGTCGGTAAACCGCAAGTAGCATATAAAGAAACAATTACCGGCACGGCTGAAGTTGAAAATAAATATATCAAACAAACTGGTGGTCGTGGACAATATGGTCATGTAAAGATAGTTTTAAAACCACTTGGACCCGCTCCAGAAAAATTACCGAAAAATATCAAACGGGAAGAGGGCTTTGAATTTATTGATTCAATCAAGGGCGGAGTCATACCGCAAGAATTCATTCCTGCTGTTGAAAAGGGAGTGAGGGAAGCTATGGAGAGAGGTGTTGTTGCCGGCTACAAAATGACAGATGTTTCCTGCGAATTAACTTTCGGCTCATATCACGATGTTGATTCTTCAGAAATTGCGTATAAGATTGCCGCCTCGCAAGCTTTTCAAGAAGCGGCCAAGAAAGCCAAGCCAGTACTTTTAGAGCCAATAATGAAAGTTGAAGTCGTTGTTCCGGAAAAATTTATGGGTGATATAACAGGCAATTTGAATTCTAAAAGAGGTCAGATTGATTCTATGGAAGACAAGGGTGAATTAAAATCAATTGTTGCCAAAGTTCCGCTTTCCGAAATGTTCGGATATGTTACTGCCTTGCGTTCTATGACTGAAGGACGAGGCACTGCTATGATGGAATTTGATCATTACGAAATCGTACCTCCAAACGTTGCTCAAGAAATAATTGAGTCAAGAAAATAGGTATTTAAAAAAGAGTATTCAACTGTCTTGCTTTTAGTGATAGAAACGTTTTGAATACTCAAATCTTAATAATTAACAGGAAATCCTTGACTCTAACTGTTTTTCTGTTAGTATGGTTCTACACTTAAAAGTGAAGTGATTTTTGTTGCTTGTTTTGAAAGACAGCGACAATCAGTTAATAATTAACAATTAACAATAAAAAATAATATGGCAGATTTTGATAGATCCAAGCCACATGTCAACGTCGGAACCATTGGTCACGTTGACCACGGCAAAACTACTTTGACCGCTGCGATTTTGAATGTTTTGAATCGTGCCGGCAAAAACGTTAAGTTGAAGGGCGTAGACCAAATTGACTCGGCTCCGGAAGAAAAAGCCAGAGGTATTACTATTGCTTTGTCTCACAACGAATATGAGACAGACAAAAGACATTATGCTCACATTGATGCCCCGGGCCACGCTGACTATATTAAAAACATGATTACTGGTGCCGCTCAAATGGACGGCGCGATTTTGGTTGTTGCCGCAACCGACGGTGTTATGCCACAGACCAGAGAGCACATTCTTTTGGCCAAGCAAATCGGCGTGCCTAAAATAATCGTTTTTCTAAATAAGTGTGACGCTGTGCCAGACAAAGAGCTTATTGACCTAGTTGAAGAAGAAGTCAGAGAGCTTTTGAATAAATATGAATTTGACGGTGCTAATGCTCCGGTTATTCGCGGTTCTGCTCTCAAGGCATTAGAATCTCAAGACAATAATGATGAATGGTCGCAAAAGGTTATGGAATTGGCTAATGCTCTTGACGAATATATTCCAATGCCGGAAAGAGATGTTGAAAAACCATTTCTTATGCCAGTTGAAGATATTTTCTCAATTGAAGGTAGAGGAACTGTGGTAACAGGTAGAATAGAGAGAGGAAAGTTGAAAGTTGGTGAAGAAATTGAGGTTGTCGGACTTAAAGATACCCAGAAAACAGTTGTTACTGGAATTGAAATGTTCAATAAATCACTCTCCGAAGGTATGGCTGGTGATAATGCCGGAATACTACTTCGCGGTTTGAAGAAAGAGGATATTCACCGCGGTCAAGTTCTAGCCAAGCCAGGTTCAATTACTCCGCACACCGAATTTGAAACGGAAGTCTATATCTTGAAGAAAGAGGAAGGTGGACGCCACACTCCATTTTTTACTGGATACAAACCGCAATTCTACATGAGAACAACTGACGTTACTGGAGAATCTACTTTGCCGGAAGGCGTTGAAATGGTTATGCCCGGAGATACAGTAAAACTCAAAGTCAAACTTGTGGCACCGGTCGCCCTTGAAGAACAACAAAGGTTTGCCATTAGAGAAGGAGGTAAAACAGTTGGTGCCGGAGTTGTTACCAAGGTTATAGCATAGATAATCAATCAAGCTCATTGTCATCTTAAGTTAACGGTGTTTGGTAAATCGTAAAACCAAAATATGCCAACTAAAGAAAAAAAAGAAAAAAAGGCCAAAAAGGGCGGAGATGCTGGTATTTCAAAACTGAGGATTCGTGTCAGAGCTTATGAACATAAAGTTCTGGATCTATCGGTAAAACAGATTATTGATACCGCCTTGAGGTTTGATGCTGAAGTCGTTGGGCCAATTCCTCTTCCAACAGAGATAAAAAAATACACCGTTAACCGAGCATCTTTTGTTTATAAAAACTCAAGAGAGCAATTTGAGATGAGGGTTCATAAAAGACTGATTGATATCATTAATCCGGACCCTAAAATAGTTGAATCTTTAACCAACCTTAACCTACCTTCAGGAGTTGAAATAGACGTGAAAATAATGTAAGAATAGGCGCTAGACTTTGGGTGCTAGAGACTAAAATTTGTTTCTGGGCCTGAAGTCTAGTTTTCTAAATTATTATGAAATTTATCATCGGAGAGAAAATCGGAATGACCCAAATATTTGATACCGACGGACGGGCTGTGCCGGCAACGGTTGTTAAAACTTGTCCGCAGGTTGTCACGCAGATAAAAAATCTTGAAACTGATGGCTATTTTGCCTTGCAGGTTGGTTTTCAGGAGGTAAAAGAAAAAAAGATAAAAAAGCCACAAAAGGGTCATTTGAAAGATTTGGGAAACTATAGATACTTTAAAGAGTTTCGCTTGTCCGGAGAAGATTTGTCTTCTTTTAAGGTTGGTGACAAGATTGTTTCCTCGATTTTCTCTGAAAACGACGATGTCCGTGTCTCGGCGGTTTCCAAAGCCAAGGGTTTTCAGGGCGTTGTAAAAAGACATGGTTTTGCCGGTGGTCCTAGGACTCACGGTCAGAAACATTCTGAAAGGGAGCCAGGATCAATTGGTGGTGGCGGACGAGCGGGTGGCCGAGTGGTAAAAGGCATGAAAATGGCCGGTAGAATGGGTGGAGACAGAGTAACTGTCAAAAATTTGAAAATCGTTAAAGTTGACAATGATGAAGGGTATTTAATGGTTTCCGGTGCGGTGCCCGGCAGAAAAGGAACTTTTGTTGAAATCTTGTCTATAGAGTAGTATTGATTTTTACTTAATATTTATGGAAGCCAAAATTTACAACAAAGAAGGAAAAGAGGCGGGAAAGATTCAATTACCCGAAGAGGTTTTTGGTGTTGCGTGGAATGACGATTTGATTCACAAAGTTGCGGTTTCTATGGCTTCAAACAAAAGGGCCGGTACGGCTCACACTAAAAATAGAGGTGAAGTAAGTGGTGGTGGTAAAAAACCTTGGAGGCAAAAAGGGACTGGTCGTGCCAGACACGGCTCAATTCGAAGCCCGATTTGGGTTGGTGGCGGAGTTGCTCACGGTCCTCGAAGTGATAAGAGTTTTGAAAAAAAGATAAATAAAAAAGAAAAAAATAAGGCCTTAAGGGTGGTTTTGAGCCGAAAGTTAGCTGATGGTGAGATATTATTTATTGAATCTTTTGATTTCTCTGGGCCAAAAACCAGTGAAGCTAAAAAAGCGCTGTCCTCTCTTTCCGCTGTTTCTGGTTTTGAAAATTTGGTTTCTAAGAAAAAGAATTCAGCAGTCATTGCTTTGGCTGATAAAAATAAAAATTTGGAGAAGAGTTTTAGGAATTTTGGGAATATGGAAGTGGAAGAGATTAAAAATATCAATCCGCTTTTATTACTCGAGCATAAATATTTGATTATAGCCAACCCCGAAGAATCATTGAAAAAAATTCCAGGTAAAATTTAATTATGGCGCTCTTTAAAACAAAAAAAGAAAAAAAACCAGCGATCGCAAAAGCTGTTGAAGAAAAAAAAGCCGAAAAGGTTTCTTCTGAATCTGGTGCAAACCCGACTTTGACGAAGGGTGATTTTTTGGCTAATTCGACGCTGAATTATCCAGCCGATGTCATTTTGAGGCCAAGGATTACCGAAAAAGCTACAGACGAACAACAAAAAGGCGTCTATATTTTTGAGGTCAGAAAAGATGCGACAAAAATTTCTGTTAGAAAAACCATAGAAAAAATTTATAAAGTTAATCCGCGCAAGATAAACATAGTAAAAAATCCAGCAAAAAACTTGATCGTAAGGGGAAGAAAAGGGGTTAAGCCGGCAGTTAAAAAAGCGTATGTTTATCTGAAAGATGGCGATAAAATAGACATTGTCTAACTTTTTCGGAACAGACTTTTATTTGTTTTTTAAAAAATATGAAAACATTCAAACCGACAACTGCAAGCAGAAGACAAATGTCTATCCCCGGCTTTAAGGGAGTTTTGACATCTAAGAAACCCCAGAAGTCTTTGACTAAAGGCGGGAAATTGGCTGTTGGGAGAAATAACCAAGGGCGGATTACCACCAGACATAAAGGTGGCGGACACAAGAAAAGATACAGAATGGTTGATTTTGCTTTGAATAAAAAAGGAATACCTTTCAAAATAGTTTCTGTTGAATATGATCCTTTCCGGACTGGTTTTATTGGTCTTGCAGTTTTTGCCGATGGAGAAAAGGCATACATACTCTTGCCTCAAGGGGTGGTGGCTGGTGAAGAGCTTTTGATTGGGGAAGAAGCTCCTATCAAGGCTGGTAATCGTTTACCTCTTAAGAATCTGGAGGTTGGAACCTTTGTCTACAATGTTGAATTAAAACCTTCCGGCGGAGCACGCCTTGTGAGAAGCGCGGGAAGTTTTGCTGAAATAGTCGCAAAAGACGCTGGATATATTGGACTTAAAATGCCTTCGAGCGAAGTGCGTAGGGTGCCAGAAAATTGCTGGGCATCAGTTGGTTCGGTTTCTAATCCGGAAAATCGTTTGGTAAATATTGGTAAAGCCGGAAGGAGCAGGTGGCTTGGTATCCGTCCGACCGTCAGGGGTTCGGCTATGAATCCGGTTGACCATCCTTATGGTGGAGGTGAAGGGCGTTCCGGTCGCGGATTAAGAAGGGCTAAAAGCAAATGGGGAAAGCCGACAGGTAAGGGCCAAAAGACCAGAAAAACCAAGAAGTACTCAAATAAGTTCATAGTTTCCAGAAGGAAGGTCGGCAAGAAGCGCCAATAGGACTTTTTGTTTGACAATAAAACGCTTTCTGCTATTCTTTTTATAGCTCGCCATGAGCTTTTATTTTTAATATGGTTAGATCATCAAAAAAAGGACCTTACGTTGACCCAAGATTACTGAAGAAGATTTCCGGTAAAAAACCTGATGATGTTGGAGTTATCAAGACTTGGTCGCGGGACAGTCAAATTTCACCGGAAATGGTGGGTTTTGCTTTTGGTGTTCATAATGGCAGGGAACATATTGAGGTAAGAGTAAATGAAGACATGGTCGGACATCGTCTTGGCGAATTCTCTTTGACTAGAAAATTTGTTAAACACGGCGGAAAGATGCAGAAAGATTTGGAGCAGAAAAAGAAAGAATCTGAAATAGAGGCGGCAAGAGCGGCAAAGACAAGTGGGGATTCAGCTAAAGCTCCGGGAAAATAATTTAAATAAGGAACATGAAAACCGTTTCAGCAAAACTGAATATGTTGAGGCAGTCGCCGAGAAAAGTCCGATTGGCGGCGGATGCAATTCGCGGCAAGGCGGTTAATGATGCCTTGGTGGCTTTAAGTTTTTTAAATAAAAGCGCCGCTTCACCGATTAAAAAACTTGTTCAATCAGCCGCGGCTAATGCCAAAGGACTTGGACTTGACCCAGATCAGCTAAAAGTCAAAAAAATTTCAGTGGATGCAGGAACGATATTATACCGACGCCGGTTTCGCGCCCGAGGACGAGTTATGCCGGTTCGCAAAAGAACCAGCCATATTTCTTTAGTTTTGGAAGAAAAACCGATGAAAAAAGATGGCGCGGAAATTATAAGTAGTAAAAAATCCAAGCCAAACAAAAAATAAATTTATGCCGCACAATGTTCATCCTTATGCTCATAGAATTGGAATTTTAAGAGGTTGGAAGTCTCAATGGTTTGGCTTGAAGCAGAAATATACCGATTCTTTAAGAAGCGACCTTCTGATTAGAGACTTTCTAAAGAAAAGGTTGAAAGGATTTTATATTGCGAACGTTATAATTGAAAGAAATCAAAAAATTTTGAAAGTCGTTATCGAGACTTCAAGACCGGGCTTAATTATAGGCCGGAGTGGAGAAGGTGCCGCTAAACTGAAAGAAGAATTGGTCAAGAAGATTAGAAAGGCCGGTTTTTCTTCGGAAGCGCAGGAGTTAAAGATCGATATTAAAGAAGTGAAATCTCCAGAATCAAACGCCGCTATTGTCAGTCAAATGATCGCTGAAGGTTTGGAGAAAAGAATGCCTTTTCGTCGAGTAATAAAGCAGACCCTGGACAAAGTAATGGCTAATCGAGATGTAATTGGTGCAAAGATTCAGCTTTCAGGCCGTTTAGGTGGCGCAACAATGTCCAGAAAGGAGAGCAAAAAAGCCGGTAGAATTCCTCTTCAGACTTTTCGCGCTGATGTTGATTTTGCGAGACAAGAAGCCGTGTTGCCTTACGGTAACTTGGGAATAAAAGTCTGGATTTACAGAGGAGATATCTTTGAGGAGAAAGGTGCAAAAAGTAATTAGCCCAATGTAGTTTTGAGATACCATTACACAGAATTTATTTAGAGCAACTGTTTCCAATAGAGTAATAAAAATAATTTAAAAATCATGCTGTTCCCAAAGAAAGTAAAATACAGAAAGTGGCACACTTTTCGAGAAAATCCTAAAAAAGTAAAAATTGCCACTCGCGGAACGGAAGTCTCTTTCGGCTCTTTCGGTCTGAAAGCGACAACCACATCTCGCATCAGGTCTAATCAAATAGAATCAGCCAGAAAAACAATCTCTCGAGCTATCGGCAAGACCGGAAAAATGTGGATTCGTATTTTTCCTGACATGCCCTTCACCTCTAAACCGGCTGAAGTTAAGATGGGTAAGGGTAAGGGAGACATTCAAGGATATCAGGTCCAAATAAGGCCCGGACGAATTCTTTTCGAGGTTGATGGAGTTTCTGCTGAAGTTGCGGCTGAAGCTTTGCGTAAGGGTGGTACGAAATTACCAGTCAAAACTAAAGTGGTCAGCCGTTTGTAATTTTATGGCGTTTAAACAAGACACAAAAGAATTAATAAAAATGTTGGCGGAGAAAAAAGAAGCTTTGAGAAATTTTCGCTTTAACATCGCCGGAGGAAAAATCAGAAATACCAAAGAAGGTCGGGACTTGAGGAAAGAGATTGCCAGAATTCTTACGGAGTTGCAC from Candidatus Paceibacterota bacterium includes:
- the rpsJ gene encoding 30S ribosomal protein S10, with amino-acid sequence MPTKEKKEKKAKKGGDAGISKLRIRVRAYEHKVLDLSVKQIIDTALRFDAEVVGPIPLPTEIKKYTVNRASFVYKNSREQFEMRVHKRLIDIINPDPKIVESLTNLNLPSGVEIDVKIM
- the rplC gene encoding 50S ribosomal protein L3, with the protein product MKFIIGEKIGMTQIFDTDGRAVPATVVKTCPQVVTQIKNLETDGYFALQVGFQEVKEKKIKKPQKGHLKDLGNYRYFKEFRLSGEDLSSFKVGDKIVSSIFSENDDVRVSAVSKAKGFQGVVKRHGFAGGPRTHGQKHSEREPGSIGGGGRAGGRVVKGMKMAGRMGGDRVTVKNLKIVKVDNDEGYLMVSGAVPGRKGTFVEILSIE
- the rplD gene encoding 50S ribosomal protein L4 — its product is MEAKIYNKEGKEAGKIQLPEEVFGVAWNDDLIHKVAVSMASNKRAGTAHTKNRGEVSGGGKKPWRQKGTGRARHGSIRSPIWVGGGVAHGPRSDKSFEKKINKKEKNKALRVVLSRKLADGEILFIESFDFSGPKTSEAKKALSSLSAVSGFENLVSKKKNSAVIALADKNKNLEKSFRNFGNMEVEEIKNINPLLLLEHKYLIIANPEESLKKIPGKI
- a CDS encoding 50S ribosomal protein L23, coding for MALFKTKKEKKPAIAKAVEEKKAEKVSSESGANPTLTKGDFLANSTLNYPADVILRPRITEKATDEQQKGVYIFEVRKDATKISVRKTIEKIYKVNPRKINIVKNPAKNLIVRGRKGVKPAVKKAYVYLKDGDKIDIV
- the rplB gene encoding 50S ribosomal protein L2, with translation MKTFKPTTASRRQMSIPGFKGVLTSKKPQKSLTKGGKLAVGRNNQGRITTRHKGGGHKKRYRMVDFALNKKGIPFKIVSVEYDPFRTGFIGLAVFADGEKAYILLPQGVVAGEELLIGEEAPIKAGNRLPLKNLEVGTFVYNVELKPSGGARLVRSAGSFAEIVAKDAGYIGLKMPSSEVRRVPENCWASVGSVSNPENRLVNIGKAGRSRWLGIRPTVRGSAMNPVDHPYGGGEGRSGRGLRRAKSKWGKPTGKGQKTRKTKKYSNKFIVSRRKVGKKRQ
- the rpsS gene encoding 30S ribosomal protein S19 translates to MVRSSKKGPYVDPRLLKKISGKKPDDVGVIKTWSRDSQISPEMVGFAFGVHNGREHIEVRVNEDMVGHRLGEFSLTRKFVKHGGKMQKDLEQKKKESEIEAARAAKTSGDSAKAPGK
- the rpsC gene encoding 30S ribosomal protein S3 is translated as MPHNVHPYAHRIGILRGWKSQWFGLKQKYTDSLRSDLLIRDFLKKRLKGFYIANVIIERNQKILKVVIETSRPGLIIGRSGEGAAKLKEELVKKIRKAGFSSEAQELKIDIKEVKSPESNAAIVSQMIAEGLEKRMPFRRVIKQTLDKVMANRDVIGAKIQLSGRLGGATMSRKESKKAGRIPLQTFRADVDFARQEAVLPYGNLGIKVWIYRGDIFEEKGAKSN
- the rplP gene encoding 50S ribosomal protein L16 — its product is MLFPKKVKYRKWHTFRENPKKVKIATRGTEVSFGSFGLKATTTSRIRSNQIESARKTISRAIGKTGKMWIRIFPDMPFTSKPAEVKMGKGKGDIQGYQVQIRPGRILFEVDGVSAEVAAEALRKGGTKLPVKTKVVSRL
- the rpmC gene encoding 50S ribosomal protein L29, whose product is MAFKQDTKELIKMLAEKKEALRNFRFNIAGGKIRNTKEGRDLRKEIARILTELHQREINVKK